GGCCCGCCAGGCCACTTCGCGTAGTTCGGTGAGCACGCCCTGGGACTCCTCGTGCGCCTGCAGCAGCAGCGCGTCGGTGCGTTCGGGGTCACGGCTGCGCCGGGCCCGCCCCAGCAGCATGGCGAGCGCGACCAGGCGTTGCTGGACGCCGTCGTGCAGATCGCGTTCGATCCGCCGTCGCTCGGCGTCCACCGCCCGCACCACCGCGGCCCGGCTGGCGGCGAGTTCGTCGATGCGCCGCTGGAGCAGTTCCCGCTCGGAGGGGCCGAAGCACTCGACGGCGGAGCGGGCGTCGAGGGCGGCCAGTGAGCGCAGTCCCTGGAGATCGAGGAAGAGCAGGACGCCGCCCAGCCCCGCCTGCGTCAGCAGTTCCTCCCAGCCGAGGCTGCCCCGCCAGACGCCGTCGGCCAGCAGTCCGGCGAGTACGGTGCCGAAGCCGAGCAGCGCGATGACGACCGCGCACAGCAGTCCGGTGTAGCAGCGGACGGCGAGGTAGCGCAGGATCTTCTGGTCGGACGCCGTGTAGTGCTCGGGGAAGCGGTCCGCGAAGAACAGTGTGCGGCGGCCGCGTTCGAGCGCCGTCAGGGTGCGCGCACCGGTCATGAGGAGGCCGAGGGCGTCCGCCCGGGTGCGCGGCCACAGCAGGAAGGGGCCGAGGGCGGCACCGGCGACGAGGAAGTACAGGGAAGCGGGCAGCGCGGTCAGGCAGCCGAGCAGGATGCCCGTGCCGCGGCGCCACCGGGACGGTGTCGGGACGGCGCTCGTCCCGGCACTGGGACCCGGGGTGCCGAGGGCTCCCGCAAGGCCGCGGGACGCGGCGCCTCTCAGGTCCTGGTGCACGGGCCCCGAGCCTAGTGCGGCCGGACGGCCCGGGACAAGATCGCCCAGGTCTGTCGGCAGGGACACGACGGAGTCCTCTCGGAGCGGGCCGGGGCGCGTCAGACGCGGCGGTGCCGGGCCTTGCGGCGGCCC
This is a stretch of genomic DNA from Streptomyces rubradiris. It encodes these proteins:
- a CDS encoding sensor histidine kinase, which gives rise to MHQDLRGAASRGLAGALGTPGPSAGTSAVPTPSRWRRGTGILLGCLTALPASLYFLVAGAALGPFLLWPRTRADALGLLMTGARTLTALERGRRTLFFADRFPEHYTASDQKILRYLAVRCYTGLLCAVVIALLGFGTVLAGLLADGVWRGSLGWEELLTQAGLGGVLLFLDLQGLRSLAALDARSAVECFGPSERELLQRRIDELAASRAAVVRAVDAERRRIERDLHDGVQQRLVALAMLLGRARRSRDPERTDALLLQAHEESQGVLTELREVAWRAYPSALDSLGLREALGGVAERCGIPLRIRYEVDTPLSRPVETAAYFVVSEAVTNAAKHSCATAVEVRAAVHGERLVLRIEDDGKGGADPAGSGLSGLRGRVDALDGVLDVESPLGGPTIVTAELPCA